A section of the Oncorhynchus gorbuscha isolate QuinsamMale2020 ecotype Even-year linkage group LG06, OgorEven_v1.0, whole genome shotgun sequence genome encodes:
- the LOC124038350 gene encoding ribosomal protein 63, mitochondrial-like, with protein MFLTMTLLRKGISGKQWIGKYRRPRAITWQMKRNMLVHLEREAENEYWISRPYMTTEQERGHAAERRAQNWLKIKETKFQKFPEHKYVADHLSHLNTTKTWSS; from the coding sequence ATGTTCCTCACCATGACCCTGCTGAGGAAAGGCATCTCTGGCAAGCAGTGGATCGGGAAGTACCGCCGGCCGCGTGCCATCACCTGGCAGATGAAACGCAACATGCTGGTGCACCTGGAGCGCGAGGCGGAGAACGAGTACTGGATCTCCCGACCGTACATGACcacagagcaggagagaggacacGCCGCTGAGCGCCGAGCACAGAACTGGCTCAAAATTAAGGAGACCAAGTTTCAAAAGTTTCCAGAACATAAGTATGTTGCAGATCATCTAAGTCACCTCAACACGACCAAGACATGGTCAAGTTAA